In Mus musculus strain C57BL/6J chromosome 15, GRCm38.p6 C57BL/6J, the genomic stretch GTGCTGTGTGCCCTATGCAGTTCTCAGGACTTTTCACTTATCTCATTTAACTCTCACGACAGCCTACTAGGTAGCTGCTACCATGACTCTCCTTAtgcaaaaggaaaaatgaaacctAAGTGCGAACAAGTAAGTTATCAAATGTATACAACAGGACAGCATGGGACAGCTCGGGACAGCACAGGCAGGAGGTGAGCCTGGCCCCATCTTGTCTGTCTCTACAACCCAGCTTCAATCACTGCGGCATCCCGCCTCTAAGCACACCGTTAGCCAAAGCACTGGTGTGCTCTGACTCACAGGCCTCTTGGTATCTACTTCCAAAGCTATGTGAGGAAGCAGATCCCAGTTTCTGTCAGCCACAGCCTCAACTTTAACAACCCTGGCTTTAAAGAAGTTTCTCCTTCTCATCAGTAGAGAACTCCTTCCCCTCGCTGCACTACCTCTTCCTTAAGCAGTAGCTAGAAACCTTGCGCAGTTCTATGCATTGCTATCCCGTGTTCTTACAAAAGCAAGATTCAAAtccagcctgtctcaaaaaaggaagtaAGGGTCTGCCTCGGTTCCCAGGTCAAcctcagcactccagagacagcGGCAGGCAGCTGGTAGGTTGAGGCGAGCAAGGGCACtgcatctcaaacaaacaaaggagtaagggagggggaaaggaaggagagaaagaaggaaaactgtGCAGGAGTGACTGTGTGACACCTGGGAGCCCTTTCCAGCTGCCTCCAAGGTCAGTGACTCCTTGTGTGAAAAGCTGAATGTAAGTGGATGGGCCTTTCTTAAAACGGCCTTTAACAATGTACTCAAGCGCAGGTCCAACATGCCAAAGGCCAACCCAATGGCCACTGCAGCACACAGTGGGGATACTATCCCCAAACAGGTCTAAGACAAAATGGCAGCAAAGACAGTTCCCTATCCCCCTGCCTGGGGTCACAGATGGAGGTATGCAGAGACTAGATTCTATCCTGTTGCAATGACTCAAGCAATCAGACTCCTGCAGCAGATCTCCTCCCAATAAAACTTTCATGCCATGGACCCAAGGGTGACCCAATGCAACAGTGGCAGAGACGGGTTTTACATTACCCGTCTCCCTAATGACCTCACTATTTTCTTCTTAGTCCTGACCACATACATAACCCTCCACTACATTCTTCCTGGCCCAGagaccctctcccccccccccaaaaaaaaaaacaagtctctCCAAAGAGTTACGACTTAACTAAAGGACCCTGAGGTTTTAACAGGGAACttcacctccccacctccccctccttccttcaaAAAGGACTGGCATGCTAAGCAAAGGCTTCATTTTCTGTTCCGGGAATCCTGGTACTTCCTAGAGAAAGAAAGCGGATTGGAAGACACAAACTCAGGGCCAGTGACAAGCTGCTCCCTCCTTCGGTGACACCGCCCCCGCTCCGCCTGGGGGAGGAAGGCCCCACCTCTCTCCTCCGAGCTAGCTCAGGTCCCCCTCCCCCGTCTCCAGCCTCCTCTCCACCCTCTCCCCACCTGCTGCCCTCTTCCCAACACCCCAGAGCAGAGCGCCACCTCCGTGAGGACCGTGCGCAGCCAGCCGAGCCCCACCAGTAGGCCCTGATACTAAGCCCCGGCCCCCCACGCCTCGCGCTGGGTGAGGGAGGAGAATAACCACGGCACGGCACGGCTTTTCTTTGGTTCCCCCACAGCTCgggcgggggagggagagagaaaaggcagcGTTCCTCGCAGCCCTTTAAACCCAAGGAAAAGAGAGCCAAACAGCCACACCGCCCCCGCGTCCCCCTCCCACAGGTCAGCCTGCCTCCCCCTCGTCCCCAACCCTCCCAAGCTCACCTCTGCAGCCCAGGTCGCACCCTCGGGGGAGGCGGAGGACAAATCCGTGTgcgccccccgcccccaccccagctcGGCGTCCTTCGGCTGCGGGgacaggagtggggctggggtcCCCAAGCTCAGCGAGGATCACCCCCCACACCAGCACCTCGCCCAGACGGTGCGAGCCGGACCGCGGCCGGGGGCCTCGGGCTCCCACCCGGACCCAGCCTCTTCCCTGCCCGGACCCGCCTTCCCTCCCCAGCTCCGAACCTGTTCCTGCTCCCTGCGCCGCGGCTGCCACCGCCGCCTCCGCCCCCGCAGGTTCCGCCCGGCTCTCCGGCCGCTGCCTCCCGCTCCGCAAGCCGACCCGACCGCGGTGAAGATGGTCCGCTGGCCCGCTCCCCGGCTCCCTCCTGCCCGCCCTCCACCTAGCACCGGAAGCCGCGACGGCGACAGGAGCTGTGCGGCGAACACCCACCCCCAGCCCGGGCTACTTCCCACCTCCACGATCGCGCGAGAAGTGCGCGGTAGCGAGCGGCAGTTCTCGCGAGACCCATCACCATGGCAGCGGCTGCAGCAAAAGCAGCCGGTGCTGAAGCTGAGCCTAGGCGGGGGCCTGTGTGGGGGCTGGAGGATCGGAAGGCACGGCGTGTAGAGGGGGCTGTGGGCACTGAGGTGAGGCTCCCGAGCAGAGCGAGCTCCGGGACCTTGCCACATCCTGGCTGCGCTGGCCACAGGGCTCGGACCAGGGAGTCTCCGGGGTTTCTTAAGCAGAGCCCATGTGGAGCATGGAGGATGAAAACGGTTGCTGTATCCTGCTCTAGTCCagtcttattccaaataaacAGCGCATCACTCGCACCCCACCTGCTAATCCGCTCTGCTCCCTAGTTCCTAAGGATGCTTTCTCTGAGATCCTTTCCcataaaggaagaggagaaagaacgaTGCATTCCAGATACTAGAGGAAACATCTGGATGGGGTCGTCTAGGAGGTTGAGGCTGAAAGGCAGAGGGCAGAAACTCAGAGGCGGCTCTCATGAAGTCTCTCTAGATGAGTCTGGATTTTAGTATCCCCAGGAAAGCGCACCCAGGACCCCGCCTTCCTTCCCTGACACTCATCTTTTGACATGATGGAGACACTGCCTGAGACTCTAGCCACAAGCTATGTTAGAATCTGAGCTAGAAGGGTCCTCGCCAGAaacgggtgctcttacccactgagccatctcaccagcccccactgcGTTCTTTAAATGCATCAAGTATAAGAGCTTGGTGCAGCGTTATAACTCTTCTCTCCCTCCAAAACATAGGCTGGGAACAGAATCTATCTCTTGTCACATCTGTCTCTGGTTTATACCTTTATACCAGTTTGTCTTCTCTTGTTTACCTCAAAAATTACAGGACTGGCtgggggcggtggtggcacaagcttttaatcccagcactggagactagggtgcagaggcaggtggatgtctgtgagttaaaggtcagtctgATTTACAGAGCaggctccagaacagccagagatgGTTAACGAAGAGATGGACAGCAAGGAACTTGCTTATAACGAAGAGAATTATATTTGTCCCCACTCAGGACTCAATGCTGTTGAGAGCCTTTGTTAAGCTCTGGTTTTTGCTCGTTTTTCCCTCCATttattaactctgtgtgtgtgtgcttgtatgagaGATTGCGGGTGCACTTGTGCTCTAGCAAGATGTGGAGGTTAGAGAGGACACCTTTTGGGAGTCGCTgttcttgacttttttccctcgTTGGGCCAGGATCTCTGGTTTCTGCTGCTGCAGTGCACACTCTAGGCTAGCTCTGTGTGATTCTCCTGGCATCATCCCCCATCTTActttaggaatgctttcattacACCACAGGCATTcagctttaaaatatatatatttgttattgttgtgtttgagacaggggctcactatgtagccccacctggcctggaattcactttatAGACCAAGTTGGCATTGAACTCAAAtacgatctgcctgcctctgcctcctgagtgcttagattaaaggtATTTGTCACACATCCAGCcaaatggatttatttttaactgtaCCTACGCACATACgtctctgtgtgtgagtaggTGCCTGTAAGTGTGGATATCTACTacagggagaaaaaaatgtaacatTCTCTGGAGAcaaagttacaagcagttgttcCACGTGGTGCTGGGAGCCAGGTCCTCTAGGCAAGAGAGGTCAGTAAGAGCCTGATCGCCCTCCACCTATTACAACAGGCTCTGGGGAACAAGCTCGGGCCAAGCTTGTCTTGCTAGTACTTTTAATGGCTGAACTATCTCCCTAGCCCATATCCTGGGTTCTTAAAGGCAAGAGACTCCCCAAAATATAGTTACTGTGCTaggtagttttatgtcagctgGACTCCGGTTACAGAGTCCTgcaggaagagagaacctcaattaagaaaatgtcttgctCTATCAGCTCGGGCTGGAAGCAGGCCTGGGGGACATTTTCTTTGAGTGATAGTTTGAGAAAGCCAAGCTCACTGTAGGAGGTGTCACCCCTGGGTTGTATGttgtataagaaatcaggctgagcaagcctatGTATAAGCAGCAATCTTCCgtggcctctgcttctgtttctgcctccaggttcctaccctgagtTCCAACTCAGTGATGAActataataaaccctttcttcctcaggtTGCATTTGGACAGTAGGCGTGAGATGTTGCTGTCACAGACCTGACCTtgtgttttggggaggattgtggtGGCATCTGAACTCTGGGCTGGGAAAGCCGTTGTGTGCTCAGAGTTCCGTGGGTTGCTGTGGGGACTTAGAAGATAATGCCAAGAGCAGTGCAGACGACAGAGGCCTGACTTGGGAAGTTACAGGGAGAAATTGGAAAGTCCCTTAAAGAGTCTAAGTCTCATATTTTGAATTAAGAGCCGCTAAAGTgcacatgtggtggctcacacctttaatcccaggactctggggggtagaggcagatggattgctgtgagttcacagCCAGAGTGAtcaacatagtaagttccaggccagccagggctatatagagggACCCCagccaataataataaaaaaacaaaacaacaacaacaacaacaaaaaaagaacaactaaagtgaaacttttacTTTACTTAATTGATACTGgacagctggggctgaagaatcagctgtgattaaggAAAGAGCAGTCcagggtggtggcacaggcctttaatcccagcacttgggaagcagagccaggtggacctctgactttgaggccagtctggtctactgtCACCACATGGCAAGgtcagggggggggggaggaggggggagaggaggagaacacAATCCAGCTGCAGCAGAGACCCAGCCTTTTGGAGATGCCAGCACCGTGGGACAACTGCCAAGGACAGAAGAAACTGTGGAATAGCGCTGCCCTGGGCCCAGGAGACAAGCTGGCAGAGTTGAggccacagagcactttgaggccCAAAGAACCATGAGGAGGCCCCAGCGCTGGCCTTTTTACCGGGCTGGActctggttttgctttgctttgtttgtgaTTGTCCTGGTTTCTCCTTTTTGAAGCAATAACgtatgtagctttttttttttttttttttttatttcacaggaCTCCACGCTTAAGAAACTTCAGAATTTTACAGCGATTTTGAATGTTTTAGAAAAACATTGAACTTTAAAAGAGacttcagggctggtgagatggctcagtgggtaagagcactggactgctcttccgaaggtccagagttcaaatcccagcaaccacatggtggctcacaaccatccgtaatgagatctgactccctcttctggagtatctgaagacagctacagtgtacttacatataatcaataaataaatcttaaaaaaaaaaaagagagacttcaGATGTTTCTAAAAGGACCGGGTTTCTTTATACGTTTGAATTTGTAACAAATATGGGAAACATCAGCATTGGAATGTTTTATATCATTATAACATGCCATGTTGAGGGTAACTGAGAAAGGAAAGGGTCTAGttgaatagtgatgtgtttgtgtgtcatatTGACAAGAGgtcaactgtactggctagttgaTGACAACTTGATAGAAGTTAcaatcatttgggaagaggaagccCCAATCAAGAAATGACCTCACCAGATTGTGAGCCAACCTGCAAGGCATTTCTCTCGATTGATGATTGGCATGGAAGGGCCAAGGTCACTGTGGGCGGCACGACCTTTGAATTTTATGAAGCAGGTGAGGGCTGACTAGTCACTCAGAGGCTAAGGGGCCAGGCAGCTTTTTCCCAAGGACCTGGTTTGATTCacagcatccatatggtggcaggcaactgtctgtgactctagtCCCAGGCCCCATTCAGGCCTCTATGGACactgtgtgtagtatgtatgtggtacacaagcatacatgcaggcaaaatactcatgcaaataaaaataagttcaaTACCAGGGGAAAATAtcaggaaagcaagctgagccagcTACGGTGGTGCACtgtcagtcccagcactcaggaggcagagccaggtggatttctttgaatttgaggccaggctggtctacatagcaagttctaggacagtagCCAGGCTTCCACAGAAAAGACcatttatccaaaaaaaaaaaaaaaaaaaaaaaaaaaagccatggggAACAGGCCTCTGggtagcactcctccatggcctctgcttcagttccagcctccaggttcctatcctgacttcctgtcctgacatccttCAGTGACTATAGAATCTGTGAGGTGaagttaaccctttcctcctcagcttgtttttggtcacagtgtttatctcagcaatagaaaccttaagaacattataagccgggcgtggtggcgcacgcctttaatcccagcactcgggaggcagaggcaggcggatttctgagttcgaggacagcctggtctacaaagtgagctccaggacagccagggctacacagagaaaccctgtctcaaaaaacaaacaaacaaaaaaaagaccattATGCATTCCTGCGGCTCTGACATGTGCTCTGACATGCCTTTAGTGTGATTGTTAACGTCTCCACTTCTCGCCTAAAACTTTGTGATAACCCTCCACCAGGTTAGGTCCTCACTCCCTTGCCTCTGTATGCCTATGGACTGCTCACCCCACTCCCTAGTGCTTCCACAGCATGCCTTGTGGAACCTCAACAAGGAGAGGAAACCTAATGATGAAGACCTTGAGCCCTCCCACAAATGTATGGCAGAGtgaaaggaagacaaaaatgaCTGACAGCTTCCTATGGTGGAAAAGGTGGGTGTGGCTGGAGAGACCCCCTCAGGTCTTCTGTCCTTCACCCTCTGGTGTGTGGGGAGACAAGGGTCAGGAGAGGTTGGCCTGACACAAGCAGGGGTGGATAGAAGTGCTACTCCCCTGTAACCAGCTGCTCCCCACCACTCTAAGCTTCCTAGCCATTTGGTCAAGGTAGGGCTCCTCCAGAGTGtgctcttttccctccctccagctgCCACCAGAGCCCAGTAAAAGCTGAAACTGTAGCCACCCACCAGTTCTGTGGGTTGCAaactcccaccccaccactgACCCCAGTCCTGGGCCTGAGCCCAGCGCCTGTGCTGGGAGGGGGTGTTGGCCCTGCTGACCAAATCCAATTGGAATTTGTCAAGGTTGTGGTTTGGGGCTTAAGTCCACCACAGAGCGTGCATGCTATGGAAAGAAAAGCTAGGAAAGCGAGGGAGGCAAAGGGACCgacaggggagggaaaaggaaagttAAAAGACTCTCTCGCCACAGCCCCATCTGGAGAATGCCTCTTCCTAGAGGGAAGGCATCTGCACTCTGGATGTTCCCTGTTATTCTTGGTTGTATCCAAGTCCATCTTACTTCagtcccctctcctttcttcctctcctcattCACACATTAGGTTAGCAGGTGTCTGACATCTCCCGCTAAGTTGTTGCCATGGAGAGGATGGGTGAAttcaggaggacctgagttcagttctcagcatccattcCAGGCAGTGCAAAACACCAGGGGATTCCTGACGCTCTTCTAGATACTCATAtacgtgcacatatgcacatatatagttcttttgatttttaaagatttatctgcttatataaatgttctgcccACATTTATGTCTGCGTACCACATGCATACCTAGTGCCTCTGGAGGTCAGAATGGGGTAtttgatcccttggaactggagttaaagactgTTGTGAACTGCCCAACTGTGAGAgctagaaatcaaacccaggtctcctgcaagagcaacaagcactctacACCAAGAAGCCATCTCCCCAAACCCCTCCCTCCccaaacttgtttgtttgtttctgttttttgagatagggtatcTCTATagagccctggttgttctggaactgactctgcagaccaagctggccttgaactcacagagatctgcctgtctctgcttcctgagttccaCGATACCTGGCCTCCCACACTAAAAAGGTATAATGTCACCATGGAGTACTGCCATGATCCAACAGTCCTCATGGTCCCCTTGGTCCTGTCTCACCAGATAACCTATCACCTAGAGAAATATAGGGAGCTACTTCTGCACTCTGTCGAAGCATGTTTTtggccttttaaaataaaatatatattttgattttctgtatgagtgttttgccctcATATGTCTCTGAGCCATAGCTGTGCAGAAGCCTGCAGAGGCCATcaagggcaccagatcccctggactggagttacagatggttgtgagccaccatgtggatgctgggaactgaatccatgccctctgcaaaagcagcaggtGCTATCTCCAGCCTCCCTGGGAGCATCTTATAGACCCCAAATATGCAGGTGCTCTGAAAGGTCTTTTGTCCATATTGCATCTTTTAATAA encodes the following:
- the LOC115488470 gene encoding uncharacterized protein LOC115488470; this encodes MKVLLGGDLLQESDCLSHCNRIESSLCIPPSVTPGRGIGNCLCCHFVLDLFGDSIPTVCCSGHWVGLWHVGPALEYIVKGRFKKGPSTYIQLFTQGVTDLGGSWKGLPGVTQSLLHSFPSFSPSFPPPLLLCLFEMQCPCSPQPTSCLPLSLEC